The genomic region GATCTGCTCAATCTTTAGACATTAAAACTATCATTAAAGCTTCGGAAACGCTATCCAAAGAAATTGTTTTAAAAAAATTACTCGCTAACTTGATGAAAATTGCTATTGAAAATGCAGGGGCACAAAAAGGTTTTTTAATTTTAGAAAAAGAAAAAAATTGGGTTATTGAAGCTGAAAGTAATGTTAACGAAAGCGAAGTTAAGTTATTACAATCTATTCCTATAGAACCTGAACAAAAAATGGAAACCCCCTTACTCTGTTCAGCCATTGTCAATTATGTTGCTCGCGCCAAAAAGAACGTTATTTTAGACAATGCTTGTCATGAAGGAGACTTTATTAACGACCCTTATATTCTGGCAACCCAAAGCAAATCTATTCTTTGTATTCCCTTAGTCCACCAAAATCATATTAGTGGCATTCTCTACCTTGAAAATAACCTCACCATTAACGCTTTTCCTAGCGAGCGTGTTGAACTTCTTAACATCCTCTCCAGTCAGGCCGCTATTTTTATTGAAAATTCTCGTCTCTATGAAACCCTGGAACAAAAAGTACAAGAGCGTACTCAAGAACTCTCACAAACTCTAGAAATTCTCAAAGCCACTCAAGCAAAATTAGAGTTTGAAAACGCTCTGCTCAAAAGTGACGAACAAGCAGAAGCTTTTGATTATCAAGTAGGTGGTAGTTTACCAATTGATGCGCCTACTTATGTAGTTCGTTCTGCTGATCGTTATCTCTATAAAGCCTTAAAACGAGGAGAATTTTGTTATATTTTAAATACTCGACAAATGGGTAAATCTAGCTTAATGGTACGGATGATGCACCATTTACAGGAAGAGGGTTTTTGTTGTGCGGCTATCGACATGACGCGCATAGGCAACGAAAATATTACCCCCGAACAATGGTATAAAGGATTAACTGTGGAGTTATGGCAGAGTTTTAATCTGTTCGGGAAAATAAATTTAAAAACTTGGTGGAAAGAACAATTAGATCTTTCTCCTATACAACGATTGAGTCGATTTTTTGAGGAAGTTTTATTAGATGCAGTCCAAATGCCAGATAATAAACAACCTAAAATAGTTATTTTTTTAGATGAAATTGACACAGTTTTAAGTTTAGATTTTGCCGTTAATGACTTTTTCGCTTTAATTCGCTCTTGTTATAACCAACGTAATATTAATCCTCAGTATAAACGGTTAGGGTTTGCCTTATTTGGTGTTGCCACTCCTAATGATTTAATCACTGATTATCGCCGAACACCGTTTAATATTGGTCAAGCCATTCAACTACATGGCTTTCAGCAACATGAAGCTCAACCCTTGCTGCAAGGACTTACAGACAAAGTCTCTAATCCCCAAGCCGTACTCAAAGAAATCTTATTCTGGACGAACGGTCAACCGTTTTTAACTCAAAAGATCTGCCAGATGATCCGCAATTTATCATTTTCTCTTTCTCAAAAGACTGAAAAAGCATGGGTGGAAGATTTAATTAACACAAATATCATCAAAAATTGGGAAGCTCAAGATGAACCAGAACATTTAAGAACAATCCGCGATCGCATTCTCAAAGGGGAAAAGCAAGCTACCTCACTGTTAAAGCTTTATAGACAAGTTTTAGAGCAGGGAAAGCTCAAGGCATTTGATAGTCCAGAAGAGCGAGAATTGATTTTATCAGGGTTATTAATTAAAGAACAAAGTTATATAAAAATTCACAATCGAATTTATGAATTAATTTTTAATAAAAGTTGGATTGAGCTAAATTTATGATATAGTTAAAATCGTAAATTTTTAAGTTTATTTTTCTTGGTTTTGTTGAGGATGATGGCTTTTAATTTAGAGGATGCGATAGCAATAGCTAATCAAGCAGTTTTAAAAAAATTTTCTAGAAATTTAACAGACCTGGAAATAATTATAATTAAAGGTGCTTGTGAACGAGAAGAATACGATCAGATAGCGGCTAAACATCAGTATGCAACCAGTTATATTAGTCAAGATGTCGCGCCCAAGCTTTGGAAAATGCTGACAGAAGCTTTAGGAGAAAAAGTCAAAAAAAGTAATTTTAAGGAGGCCATAAAACGACATTTGGAAACGCAATTTACCCATCAATATTGTTTATCAAGTTTTGAATCAATTACTGTTAAAAATTTAAAGCAAAAGGGTAGGAAAAAAAAATCATTTTCGCCGACCTATTTTAGCCAAAATAAACAAGATTTCTCAGCCACTGAATTATATGTTGAGCGTGTTGCCATTGAATTACGCTGCTATGAAACTCTATTACAACCTGGTTCTCTAATTCGGGTAAAAGCACCTAAATTAATGGGAAAAACTTCTCTCATGGAACGAGTCTTAGCTCAGGTGAGAAAAGAAGGGTATCGTACAGTTAGTTTAAGTTTAGAAATGGCAGATCGGCAAACTCATCTGACTAACTTGAATAAATTTTTACGCTGGTTTTGCCTTAATCTCAGTCATGAACTTAAGTTACCCAATCAGTTAAATGAATATTGGGATGAAGAGGGTATGGGTGCTAAAGTCAGTTGTACAACTTATTTAGAAGAATATCTATTGCCGGCTGCAGATAGCCCTCTTGTTTTA from Gloeothece citriformis PCC 7424 harbors:
- a CDS encoding AAA-like domain-containing protein, which produces MAFNLEDAIAIANQAVLKKFSRNLTDLEIIIIKGACEREEYDQIAAKHQYATSYISQDVAPKLWKMLTEALGEKVKKSNFKEAIKRHLETQFTHQYCLSSFESITVKNLKQKGRKKKSFSPTYFSQNKQDFSATELYVERVAIELRCYETLLQPGSLIRVKAPKLMGKTSLMERVLAQVRKEGYRTVSLSLEMADRQTHLTNLNKFLRWFCLNLSHELKLPNQLNEYWDEEGMGAKVSCTTYLEEYLLPAADSPLVLYLDDVDLLFPFPEVYVDFFGLLRSWYEKGKSRQNWQKLRLAIAHSTDVYIRLHIKQSPFNVGLPLELQEFTKEEGIILAKQYGLTEDSSLVDSLMQLVGGHPYLLQQAFSYLKSSPNVNREKLLKEAATDAGIYNHHLREYWLSLQEEPKLLSAFKTVIFSTTPVRLENLSAYQLQSMGLVKLTGNEVEPRCQLYRSYFSDMIGNQGNENSK